The Rissa tridactyla isolate bRisTri1 chromosome 6, bRisTri1.patW.cur.20221130, whole genome shotgun sequence DNA segment CTCCTCGTGGCAGGGGGAGTGTGGAGTCCTGCGGCTCTGCAGGAAGGCACTGTTCACTGGGGTGGGCAAGTTCAGAGATGCTAATTCTCAAATTTTGCATAAGGGTTCTCTTCCTTGAACAGGCCTAGAGGAGAAGAGACAGCAGTTCAGACAGCAGCCATGCCAGCCACAAACCTAGTTCTTGGCAACAACTCTGCCATTTGTGCTTCATCCAGTCTCCTGTCCTGCAGTCCTTCTGAAAGACGTGCTCTTATTCGAGCTGTGCATGCCATCAGCGCTATTTCACTCTCTTCCTCCGCACAAGAGGAGAGGTCCATTAAGAAGCTTGACCTGATGGCAAGCTCCTCTCCCAGGTAAAGCAGCACAACGGCTCTTCCAGAGCACTCCTTCTGCAAGTTCCTTCTGTTGGACTGGACTTGGAAGCAGGGAGCCCAGACCCAAatttgtcatggtttagccccagccagcaattaAAACTGTTCTTAGACTTGCTCCCCTACTCCTACATCCCCAGGCTGGAAGACAGCAAGGCAAGGCATGGGGCTGCCTGGATTCCTGGGCCAGTGACAAGCCCCCGTGCCACTCTGTTGGCTGctttcccacccccagcccaacACTGGCCCAACAGCCGGAAAGGACGAGATTGCAAACTCTGCGGtcaggctgcagcaggacagagccctggcacggcAAGACAGTCCTGGAGCACAGCTCCTCCACCTCCATGAGCAGGTGCTTCCCCCACCAAGGGCTCCTTCAGGCACAGCGTTGCCTGCTCTTCCTCCCCCAGAGGAGCCAGCCCAACCAGACGCCCCTGGATCTCCTGCCCAACCTGGacctgcagcaggcagcagctgcaggcagaagaaGGGTCTCCAGCTTATCCTACAGCCCCACCAAAGACAGAGACCACCACGGTCAACGTGCCTGAGTCTGACTGCTCCCTGCTCCATGGCCACCCTGGgggagcccccagcagccccaacAGGCAGGCAGAAGAGACCCCTCATCGGCTCCCAGCGACTGGctgctcccctcttccttccaggcTGCCGCTCCCTCAGGCAGATCCTCACCCGGGGCTGTGGGACTCCCCTGAAGGACAGTCCAGCCCCAGGAGGGAGCACTCCCAGCACCAGGGGACGGAGCCACCTCCCAGGGAATGGCTGCCAGCACAGAGGACCGGCTCTGCGGTCAGGCTGgtgcctgctctctgctcctgcagctgtggaCACCCAGGCTCCCGCCTGGCCCCCCACCCCAGGGTTCTggagcagccacagggctgcctgAGGGCCATGCCTGAAGGGCAGAAGCATTACGGCCGGTGCTGTGTCTACCACCTTCTGCTTCTCCCCTCCATTCAAGCCCCGGCGGTTTTTCCCACATGGTGAGTTCGGAGGACGTGGGTCCCAGGGAGTGTTAAACACTCCCTCTTCCCTGCCCAAGAGGAGCAACACTTGTGTGGGGTCACTCAAGAGACTCAAGCATCTCTACACTTGCTCCCAGAGGGCAAGAGAGAAATTCACTGAGACAGGGAAAGCAGAgactgttttccctgctggccagGTCTCCTCTGCAGCTGTAACCATAGCAAGGAACATGGTTACTGCGGCTGCTCGATCCAAAGCCTAGTCTGAATCGCGCACGTCAGCACTGTACCGTATTTTCTTCGGATTTCATCATGCCGTGATTtcatctctgctctcctgcaagaagcaaacagaaaacccagGAGTCAGTGACTGGCGATACAAAACCAAGCAACAGGAGCTACAGCTCCTTGCTTCTTCCCAACCCAGGGAGCTCCAGGCTGCCGGGTTTGCTCAGCCCCCTGCCGCCCACCTCCCAGAGGCACTGGGGACCACCAGAGCCCACGCGCATCAGCAGCCCTCGGGGAGTCAGATACGCAGCACTGTTGTGATGCTGCATCCATGAGTCATCCCAGAAAGACATTGCTCATGAGGTTTACATCTGAGCTAGGGCTGAAACAGCCACTGACCGCATGTGTCAAGCCCCACGTGCCTCCTGGCATCACGTTTGACGGTACAGGCAGGAGCCAAGTTGTCCTGCAGCCTGAGGCAGTGTGGCTCGCTCACAGGGGAGCAGGTGCTGTGGGGCAAcctcacctctcctcctgccgcaCCCGCCTCTTCTCCCGCTCCCTGGCCGCTCTCTCCTCATCCTTGTCTGGCCTGACAGACAGAAGAGCCCGTTAGCAGCGCCCGGCACTCAGTTCTGCAACAGCATGTGGTTGCATCTGAGCTACTCCGAGAAAACAGGGAAACCCTGCGATacttgctttttgctctttttcttacaacagcagcagcagcagcagaccccCAACGCGATAAGGATCGTTCCTCCCACCACAGACATCGCAATGATCAGGGCTTCAAAGTTCACTAAAGGATTTGACAAAAGACATTTAGCACACAAATACACGGCTGCCTGCAGCTACAGTATTTACAAGCATACAGCCACTGCCACCAGCAGCGTCAGTCACCGGGCTGGAGACGTGTGTATCAGCCTGGGAAAGCAAGATGGACATCCTTATGTATAGGTAAACCAAGTGTTGGCACAGCACGTACGCGCCAACAGAGTATGTGTAGGTGCTAACTATAGCACTCAGCTACTGGCTATGAAGAAAGGCAAGAACAGACGCACTCAGGTCAAACTCCTCTGTCAGAAACAGGAGCAAAGCTGTCTTAATCACTAATCCAGCTGAACAGTAACCCATCAAGGGAAAAAACCTGGAGGCTTGAGTGCTGAGGAGCAACCTCCAACAGAGAGGCCACAGCTGGCACTGGAGTTACTACCCACAGGAACCAGCCTCAGAAGTCACTTAAGATGAGACGACAGCGGACTGGAGGCACTTATGGGGTGTCTGGAGGCCTTGGGTGAGAGAAAGTGAGACAAAATCCATTGGGATTCATCGGCTCGGGGCCAGCAGCGCAGCTGAAGGTGGAAGGCTGCTTCCTGCACCCCACCGCCATCTGTCCCCAGGGCTTGGGGGATCTGCTCGCCCACGCACAGTGCAAAACCCGCTGGGACGTGGTGGtgaagcagcagcctccagccccggccccagggaggcaggCAGTCATCCTACTCAGCTCCTGCGGTAACAGCAGCAGAGACACCAGCCAAAACGGACATATCTAGACATCACCTGAAATCCTTTGAAACAAAGAGGGGTTTCTTCCAAGTATGATTCAGACTGTTCAGAGACATTTTGCCTgtggaaatatttatttaggAAGCAGTTCACACACTGCAGCCAGGTTGCGGAAATCCTAGTGCACCTGCGCCTGCTCAGAGCACTTCTCATCCCTCTTTTCCACGCGGCTCGGATCCCAAACCCAGCACAAAGCCCAAGCACCGCATGTGGCGCGTTCCAGGGTGTTTCAGGAGATGCCTGCCTGTCCCCTCGCTGCAGGGGCTCAGCAGCCTTATTGGAGTGCTCCAGGCTGAGCTGACTCCACCACTGAAGTTGCTTTCCaagcctccagctcctgcttcaaTGAGAGCTTCACATCAGCTCAAATGGGAATTTCTCCACCGCCACACGTCTGTATTAATGCTTCTGAAACCTTGGCTTTCAGGGTGAGCCCGGGGTTCAGATCACACCTTCCCAGAGAGAGAGGTCCATGACAGAGCACTGGGCACTCCTCCACCTGATTATGAAGGCTtaagtcacacacacacacacagagactaAAAATGCAGACTCATTTTAGAGCTAATCTCCCGCAGGACTAATCTCCTCTAAAGCGAGTTTTACAAGCTAAGGAATGCGTTCTTCTATAATGAAACCTTTTGTGAAGCCACGCACATAAAAACTAGTATTTCAAGGTCTTACACAAGTGTCAGAAAAGCATACTGTAGTGCTCACAAAGAGGAGATTCTTCCTCCACAAGGTATGGGAGTGGTTTTAGCTCTCCTGCGGGTAGAGAAGAGAGCCCAGCCCCAAGCACAATAGATGTCAGGCGACCACAATTCAGCTCCACATTCCCCATCAAGGGGAAGGTGAGCGAAATCAAGCCCCATCTTGCTTCCTAGCTGCCCCAGCCCCCAAAAGCTGGGTCCTGTCTGAGCATGAGCATGCTTGGCCTAACCAAGACACTAATCTCTCCAGAAACCCACCAGGAAACAGAGCACCAAGGAGGAAAGGCAGTCAGAAAAAGCTCCCGGAGGTGACCTGGttgcaggcagccagctgcagcacagcttaTGCCTGGCTGGTTTTGGAAGAGGGTATTTTCTCAGGTGGACAAGAGCTGAGCAGGACCGCAGCACGCTCAGCACTAGAAGAAGCCCGTGTGGGCTTCCAGAGAAGTCATCTCATTTCTGGTCGCAAGAGTCCCCATGAATTTTAAGAGCCCGCCTAGGACAGCAGCCACACTGCTAAAGGTGAAGAGCCAGACGCCGTGCAAGGAATGAAGCACGGGGTGTGGAGGAGAGACCTGCTGAAGAGTCAGCCTCTGGTGTCCATGCGTTGAGCGCCGGGAAGGGTtgcgcaggcagctgcctgcagagcgcCTTTGACTCCTGTTCCTAGGCGCTGGCCGCATGCGGAAGCCTCCATCACACCAAAGCAGGAGGAACGTATTTAGAGTAGCTAAAACCCCACGGGTCCTTCTTGCCAGAAGGCAGGGAACTGCTCACACTCCGCTTTCTCGCCCACGCTTCAGGAAGTTCGCAGAACCCCGATAGACTTCAGCCTGTCATTGCTACACCAGCAGTGAGAAAGGGAGGCAAGGGAAACCTCCCATTAGCACTAGCGCGAGTGGCAGTCGGTGCCGTTTAGCAGCACGCACGGAAGGCAGTCGTCACTCGAGCCCAATCCACTTACCCCAGCAGACTCCCCAGCGCGCAGAGCGGAGCTCACAGAGGTCAGCCTGGGGAAGGACTCTTCGGACGGGGTACTCCACGCACCTCCCGCTGCTGGCACACCACAGGCACTGGGACAGAGGAGCAGCACAGCGTTACTGCTGTGTGGCAGTGCTGCTAGCCATGGCAACACAGGGCCACCACCGCCTGCTCCCGAGAGCCAGGTAACACCCAGCAGCAATGGGATGCTCGGGAGTAACACTTGCGTTTGCTCAGCACAGGCTGCATCAGGGTTGCCGGCACCAGGAGAGGCAGGTGAAGGGAGTGCAGATTTCTAGGGCAAGTGAAGATGCCGAGAACCCTTCTCCTGGTTTGCGTGATGGTATTGATCACCGAATTCTTCATATTTACTACACATGGCATTTTGGGGATAATAAGAAAGCCTTTGAGAAAAGCCACTCAGCACAGAGCAGATGAGCAGGAGAGGTTTGTGTGTGCCCTCCCTGGTCCTTCCCAGCCAGACTACCTGCAGCAGCTTTGCACCTTCCTCTCCTGGTGGCTCCAACCCCCAATGCCAgcgtttggttgggtttggtcaAACTGGTTCTGGCGAAGTCAGTTATGAGATGTGACTCAAGTTCACGTTTGCTGATATCGGAGATAAGGCGGTGGAGGAGGTTGGCAGGACACAGGTACGCATCCCGCACCCACCCAGCGCCACAGACACTGGTGGAGGGGCAGCTTGaccagccagcccagcccactcAGCTCCTTCACCACTGTCCCCCCGGCAGAGTCTCCCATCCATGAGGAGGAGCTCAGCAATTCCGTTACTCCACTTGAAAAAGCATACAACAAAACCCAAGCAGTTTCTGGCAACCTCTTCCCAGAGCACCGAAGAGGGCTTGCCCTCTCACCATCATGGGTGGGTGCCATTTGCAGCGTGCTCAGGACaagggcaggggagcagccccccgtCCAAGAGGGAAATGGCTCCGTTACAGCCCACAAAGCCCACGCCACCTTTTGAGGCATCACAAGAGGTTGGGAGTTTTACTGCTGCTACTTACGGTGACATTTTTCAGACACTCCTCACAGCTCTTGTTCGTATACTGGCCACACTCTacggaaatgaaaaaaatacacctcAGTACTTTGAAGAGCTTCTCAGTGGTTTAAAACTCCAGGCTCCTCAGAGCCTGCTCCTGTCCATGGCTTTGCCCGCTCTGGGAGGCGTTCGCTCCCATCGGATCAGCGtaatgctgctgcaggagcttcAAAACATACTTGGTGTCACAGTGGGAAGCCCAAATGCAAATGGAAGTCATCTGCCTTGCCCACGCTGACCCAAAGCTGCAAGTTCCTTTCCCTGGGTCTTATTTCCCTAAAAGCCCGAGCACCTGCTGTGGCCAGCAGGCAGTGGGACAGctgggggacacagctggggtcACTCTGGAGGGACCCTGCAAGGACAAGGACAAGCACTGGGCAGGCGGTGCAGTCCCAATCATCAGACGACAGAGCAGCTCAAGCAAACAAGCCCCAGACAAGGAAGTTACTACCAGGAAAAGCAGAGGAGCACAAGGGAGGACAAGCATCTGCGTTCCCCATGGGAACCTATACCCTCCCTTGGCACCAGTGCCCTCATGGATGACCACCCCCAGGGGAGACAGGTCAGCTGTGCAGGGGGAATGGACCAGATCTGAACACAGGAGAAGGTGGCCCAGTCCAGTCACCTTCCTGGGcttgcctgcagctcccagcagcaggaaagTCTTCCTACATGACAGTCACCTGCCATTTCACTGCTATGCTTCCCCAGATCCTCAGGAAGGGTGATCTGCCAGCCCTTGAGATGAGCCAGTTAAACCTCACCCCTGCCTAAAGCGTCCAAGCATCAGCCTGTTTGActatggcttaaaaaaaaaaaaatcaccaaaacacaaaccaatttGCCTGACTACTCAGTAACTGGTGGAAGAAGGATCACTGCTTCACAGCAccttaatcaggaaaaaaaaaatagtaaaaatcagTTCCCGAGGTGCTTGTTTTCCACACTCCCAAGCAGCAAAGCTGCAttttctctctccagctggcAGGAGCCCTCAGCTGTGACCCACTGTCAACAGTCACATGCTCTGCACGGCCCTCCAAACAACTGGGCAATTTATTAACAGCTCAGATAAGGGTGTTTACACACCGCCCGGAGAGGCCGAGATTGCAGATTTTAAACACTCTAGGAAGCTGCATcttccctgtttctgcagctgaGGCCGGAAAAGCATCACAGCGCCTGTGCTGCCGCGAGACTCTCTGCTTACAAGGAGTCACGAAACAGCCCTCTTGCACCCCAGGAGGTCATTGGCAGGCAAAAGTAGAGCCTGAGGTTTTGACCAGGCTTCCTATTGACACTCTGCTTCCTCCCAGGGTGTCCCCTCTTCTGGCACCCATGGGTTTCACCCTCATAGCTGTTAAGTCAAAGCCACCCTCTCACAGCTGTATGGGAACGGGCCATTTCCAAGACTTTGCAGCCCTTCAGGATTGGGGTTTTGTCCAAATGCCCAATCTCAGGGGACCAGCCCACTTGCAGAGGACGGCACGGGAAGCACTGCAGTCCTCGGGGACAGGGGTGGGAGGGTGGCTCTTGCTGTGCTAGAAGCCTTCTGGACAATGCTTTTGCCACTTGGCTACAAGAGAATTGAAGTGAGTGGCTTGGGGTGGAAGGAAGACAGCAAAACACATGCTGGTCCTTACTCTCCTCCCAACTGGAGCCACCACGCAGCCATCAGAGGGCTGGTCATCAGGCAGAGAACAGTTCCTTGCTTGGAAGAGTGGGCAGACTTCTCGGGACACCCCTGAAAGGGGCTGTCCCCACTCTTTGTTAGAGCTTCTCTACCTGGCATGGCACCCATGGGGCTATGCTACATCCTCCACCCAGCAAGAAGCAGCAGTTGGCCACCCGCTGCTCCTCACCCGGATCTGACTGCACCCATCTTCTTCCTGGTCTGACACTCTTAGCCTGAGGTGCCCCCAGCCAGTCTCCCCTGTCCTGGAGGGGGATCTCCTCCGAAGGGCCATCAGTGGGAGCCTGGCTGCCCAGCGAgtgccccctgcccagggcaggtacCCAACTCCCACCTGAGACCTGGCTAAGCCGTTAGCATCACTAAATGCAGGGTGACATTGCCGTGGCAGCTGGGAAAGCAACAAGTAAAGCCCTTCTTCCAGCACCCCACCTTCCAGAGCTCAGAGGGCCCTGCCTGCGCAGGATCACACCCTGCGGAGCTCCCACCAAGGACGGGACCTGCCCTCCCGGCTCCCACTGCCCATCCCCATCCTGAGTGGCCACAGGGCCCTGGTCAGTGGCCACCCAGTGCACGCCTGGAGCGTGGCCCGGGAGGCGACACGCCTGCTTC contains these protein-coding regions:
- the PTTG1IP gene encoding pituitary tumor-transforming gene 1 protein-interacting protein, which translates into the protein MAPALRLCAALALALLPAAAALDVAGECGQYTNKSCEECLKNVTCLWCASSGRCVEYPVRRVLPQADLCELRSARWGVCWVNFEALIIAMSVVGGTILIALGVCCCCCCCKKKSKKPDKDEERAAREREKRRVRQEERRAEMKSRHDEIRRKYGLFKEENPYAKFEN